A region of Scytonema millei VB511283 DNA encodes the following proteins:
- a CDS encoding dicarboxylate/amino acid:cation symporter, with the protein MKISTLILVALILGIAFGILLIYGFPNSIPFLDYYLLSPLGEAFLRLIQFVVVPIVFSSLILGLTRIQNATQVGRYTLKLISSYAVTSAIAVGLGIFLAIVLQPGIGVTGFQISEATQVVQKQSLIDWLVSLIPVNPLEALSTGNLLQTIFSAALIGVAIQLVGDKATNFVGLIESVYFIFEKILALILYTAPIGVFALISSAIATQGLELILKLFIYVLGLCLGSTIMIGFYALILFILKAKPVHFFQSFFPSLSLAFGTASSNAALPIALQNAQENYGMREDIASFAIPLGTALKRDGSAILQGFNALFIAQLYQIPLTPSLMLAIALSTFLVSFSTAGVPGAGIIMMTTVLSAAGLPVEGVALVAGVDRLTDGLKTVLNVVSNTVNAVILSHWESTSLEQAVE; encoded by the coding sequence ATGAAAATATCTACCTTAATTTTAGTTGCTCTCATTCTAGGAATTGCTTTCGGCATTTTGTTAATCTATGGCTTCCCAAACTCAATTCCATTTCTCGATTATTATCTGCTCTCGCCTCTTGGTGAGGCTTTTTTACGTCTGATTCAATTTGTCGTTGTGCCGATCGTTTTTTCTTCGCTGATTCTTGGCTTAACTCGAATTCAAAATGCTACTCAAGTCGGGAGATACACGCTAAAGTTAATTTCTAGTTATGCAGTTACTAGCGCGATCGCAGTTGGTTTAGGTATCTTTTTGGCGATTGTTTTGCAACCTGGGATCGGAGTCACTGGCTTTCAGATCTCAGAAGCTACACAAGTTGTCCAGAAGCAATCTTTGATTGATTGGTTAGTGAGTCTAATTCCGGTTAATCCTTTAGAAGCGTTAAGCACGGGAAATTTACTTCAAACGATTTTTTCTGCTGCTTTAATTGGTGTTGCGATTCAATTAGTTGGAGATAAGGCAACAAACTTTGTTGGCTTAATAGAAAGTGTTTATTTTATCTTCGAGAAAATTTTAGCGCTGATTTTATATACAGCTCCAATTGGAGTTTTTGCTTTAATTAGTTCGGCGATCGCTACGCAAGGTTTAGAGTTAATTCTCAAATTATTTATTTACGTACTTGGCTTGTGTCTGGGTTCGACAATTATGATTGGCTTTTATGCCTTGATTCTCTTCATTCTTAAAGCAAAACCCGTACATTTTTTTCAAAGTTTCTTCCCAAGTTTATCTTTAGCATTTGGTACGGCAAGCTCGAATGCAGCGCTACCAATTGCTTTACAAAATGCCCAAGAAAATTATGGAATGCGTGAAGATATTGCTAGTTTTGCTATTCCTTTAGGTACGGCTTTAAAACGCGATGGTTCGGCAATTTTACAAGGATTCAACGCTTTATTTATCGCCCAACTCTACCAGATTCCGCTGACTCCATCACTAATGCTAGCGATCGCCCTCAGTACCTTTCTGGTTTCATTTAGCACCGCTGGCGTACCAGGTGCAGGAATTATCATGATGACTACCGTACTCTCAGCCGCGGGACTGCCCGTGGAAGGAGTTGCACTTGTCGCAGGTGTCGATCGCCTCACGGATGGCTTGAAAACCGTTTTAAATGTCGTGAGTAATACGGTCAATGCTGTAATTTTAAGTCATTGGGAAAGCACCTCTTTGGAGCAAGCCGTCGAATAG
- a CDS encoding amino acid ABC transporter ATP-binding protein, producing the protein MHLKEDYSVALDRDVAVNVENLEKSFGSLKVLQGISTQIRKGEVVAVIGPSGSGKSTFLRCINLLEVPTAGKIYINGTDITSRHADIMKIRQNVGMVFQHFNLFPHMTVLDNVTYAPIKVKQVPKNTAREAGIELLEKVGLAEKAKVYPSKLSGGQKQRVAIARALAMKPEVMLFDEPTSALDPEMVKEVLEVMKDLARTKITMAIVTHEMGFAREVADRILFLDGGRLAEDASPQQFFTHPQCDRAKQFLEKIL; encoded by the coding sequence ATGCACTTGAAAGAAGATTACAGCGTAGCACTTGATCGAGATGTTGCTGTTAATGTTGAAAATTTAGAGAAATCCTTTGGCAGTCTCAAAGTTTTGCAAGGAATTTCGACCCAAATTAGAAAAGGAGAAGTCGTCGCAGTTATTGGACCTTCCGGTTCGGGAAAATCTACGTTTTTGCGATGTATAAACTTACTAGAAGTACCAACTGCGGGCAAGATTTATATTAATGGTACTGATATTACTTCCCGCCACGCTGATATTATGAAAATTCGCCAAAATGTCGGTATGGTATTTCAGCATTTCAATTTATTTCCGCACATGACAGTATTAGATAACGTCACCTATGCGCCAATTAAGGTGAAGCAAGTTCCAAAAAATACTGCCCGTGAAGCAGGAATAGAACTGCTGGAGAAAGTTGGTTTGGCAGAAAAGGCAAAGGTATATCCATCAAAATTATCTGGGGGACAAAAGCAACGAGTGGCGATCGCCCGGGCTTTGGCGATGAAACCGGAGGTTATGTTATTCGATGAACCAACTTCAGCCCTCGATCCAGAAATGGTGAAAGAGGTATTAGAAGTGATGAAAGACCTTGCTAGAACTAAGATTACAATGGCGATCGTCACTCACGAAATGGGATTTGCGCGCGAAGTTGCCGATCGCATTTTGTTTTTAGATGGAGGGCGTTTAGCAGAGGATGCGTCGCCTCAGCAGTTTTTTACTCATCCTCAGTGCGATCGCGCTAAGCAATTTTTGGAGAAGATTCTGTAA
- a CDS encoding efflux RND transporter permease subunit, translating into MIFSISDTFIKRPVFAAVCSIIIALLGIAFIPTLPVAQYPEIAPPQVSVTSNYVGANASVVESTVTNVLEQELNGIQGLRYIKSTSANDGTSSINLTFELGRNQDLAAVDVQNRVSTVLSRLPGPVTQTGVQVTKANNNFLLAFGIYSDRDENKKQDIYDETYLSNYADLYIADALKRIKGVGGVEIFGERKYAMRLWLDPNRLASRNLTPQDAIAALQQQNLQVGAGQIGQPPNKSEQLYQYAVNAQGRLQNEEEFNNLVIRTADDGTLIRLRDVGRAELGAENYSSLLRFTASDRITHRGVGLGINQQFGSNALDTAAAVKQEMERLKETFPPGMHYEIAFDTTTFIQAGTEEVIVSLLQAVGLVVIIVYIFLQNWRSALVISIAMPVALIGTFIFVKIFGFSINTLTLFGLTLATGLVVDDAVVIVEDITRRIQDDGLRPVDAAIASMNSLFSAVIATSLVLITVFVPVAFFPGTTGQLYRQFALTIAFSITVSTFNAVTFTPMLSAVLLRRGQVPNNWFFNGINWAIEKTRIVYSRSISKLTRAKGIILALFVVALGFTYWLYNFIPAGFIPDEDQGVFITVVQAPEGVSLNYTEKVLEKAEAILKEVPEVQQIFAVGGFSFSGATPNNGLIFTTLKPWAERRAANQSLQAIIGGFFPQPSGLFPKMLGIQEATVIPFNFPAINGVGNFGGFEFHLQDRANLGFDAIGAALGQFMGRANTYPSPERPQLTGLRPNFSANTPQISVEVDRDKSNALGVPVEDIFDTLQAFLGSTYVNDFNQFNRAYRVYVQADTEFRSNPEDIKKLYVRSRNVPEGAQTGEMISLGNLVTVKEIIAPSIINHYNLSRSVEINGSPAPGVSSGQAIKAMDAVAQETLPRGFGYEWSGLSLEEVESGGQAIFIFGLGVIFVFLTLAAQYESFVDPFIILLTVPLAILGALLAVLVRGAANDIYTQVGFVMLIGMASKNSILIVEFANQLHDEGLSITKSAVEAAKERLRPILMTAFSTVAGGIPLMIATGPGAAARQSLGTATFGGMCVATVLSLFVIPVLYIIIKSIETRFSKRASVDRGF; encoded by the coding sequence ATGATTTTCTCAATTTCCGATACCTTTATCAAGCGCCCCGTCTTTGCAGCGGTGTGTTCGATTATCATTGCCCTGCTGGGAATTGCATTTATCCCCACATTGCCAGTCGCGCAGTATCCTGAAATTGCGCCACCGCAAGTCAGCGTGACTTCAAACTATGTCGGGGCAAATGCGTCAGTTGTTGAATCGACCGTTACCAACGTATTAGAGCAAGAACTCAACGGTATCCAAGGCTTGCGTTACATCAAATCTACCAGCGCCAACGATGGAACCAGCAGCATCAATCTCACATTTGAATTGGGACGCAATCAAGACTTAGCAGCAGTAGACGTGCAAAATCGGGTATCCACTGTACTATCGCGGTTGCCTGGACCCGTGACGCAGACAGGCGTGCAAGTCACGAAAGCTAACAACAACTTCTTGCTAGCATTTGGTATTTACTCCGATCGCGACGAGAACAAAAAACAAGATATCTACGACGAAACTTATTTAAGCAACTATGCCGATCTCTACATTGCCGATGCGCTCAAACGGATTAAAGGAGTGGGTGGTGTAGAAATCTTTGGCGAACGCAAATATGCCATGCGCTTGTGGCTCGACCCTAACCGCCTTGCCAGCCGTAACTTAACTCCCCAAGATGCGATCGCGGCATTGCAACAACAAAACCTGCAAGTTGGAGCGGGACAGATCGGACAACCGCCAAATAAATCCGAGCAACTGTACCAGTATGCCGTCAACGCTCAAGGCAGACTCCAAAACGAGGAGGAATTTAACAATCTCGTGATTAGAACTGCTGATGATGGCACGCTCATCAGACTCAGGGATGTCGGTCGGGCGGAGTTAGGAGCGGAAAATTATAGTTCCCTGTTGCGATTTACTGCGAGCGATCGCATTACGCACCGAGGCGTAGGATTAGGCATCAATCAGCAATTTGGCAGTAACGCCCTCGATACGGCGGCGGCTGTCAAACAAGAAATGGAGCGATTAAAAGAAACCTTTCCGCCTGGGATGCACTATGAAATTGCTTTCGATACCACGACATTTATCCAAGCTGGAACGGAAGAGGTGATCGTCTCGCTGCTGCAAGCAGTCGGATTGGTCGTCATCATCGTTTATATCTTTTTGCAGAATTGGCGATCGGCTTTGGTAATTTCAATTGCCATGCCTGTAGCTTTAATCGGGACGTTTATTTTTGTCAAAATCTTCGGTTTCTCAATTAATACCCTGACTCTCTTCGGCTTGACCTTGGCAACGGGTCTAGTTGTAGACGATGCGGTGGTGATTGTCGAAGATATCACGCGCCGAATTCAGGATGATGGACTCCGACCTGTAGATGCAGCGATCGCCTCAATGAATTCGCTGTTTAGTGCCGTCATTGCAACTTCTCTCGTCTTAATTACTGTCTTCGTCCCAGTGGCTTTTTTCCCTGGCACAACCGGACAGTTGTACAGGCAGTTTGCCCTGACAATCGCCTTTTCGATTACCGTATCGACATTTAACGCCGTGACATTTACGCCGATGCTGTCTGCGGTGTTACTCAGGCGCGGGCAAGTCCCGAATAACTGGTTTTTTAATGGGATTAACTGGGCGATCGAGAAAACCCGAATCGTTTACAGTCGGAGTATTTCTAAGCTCACCAGAGCCAAAGGAATTATTCTTGCCTTATTTGTAGTCGCATTAGGGTTTACTTACTGGCTCTACAATTTCATTCCCGCAGGCTTTATTCCCGATGAAGACCAAGGGGTGTTTATTACCGTCGTCCAAGCACCAGAGGGAGTATCGCTCAACTACACCGAAAAAGTTTTAGAAAAAGCCGAGGCAATTCTCAAGGAAGTGCCAGAAGTGCAACAGATCTTTGCTGTCGGTGGTTTTAGCTTCAGCGGTGCGACACCGAATAACGGCTTGATTTTTACCACTCTTAAACCGTGGGCAGAGAGGCGAGCTGCAAACCAATCGTTACAAGCAATTATTGGCGGCTTTTTCCCCCAGCCTTCGGGTTTATTCCCGAAAATGTTGGGGATTCAGGAAGCTACTGTGATTCCGTTTAACTTTCCAGCCATTAATGGTGTGGGGAATTTTGGCGGTTTTGAGTTTCACCTCCAAGACAGGGCAAATTTAGGGTTTGACGCGATCGGTGCAGCCTTGGGTCAATTTATGGGTCGCGCCAATACTTATCCATCTCCCGAACGACCGCAACTGACTGGCTTACGTCCTAATTTCAGCGCGAATACACCGCAAATTTCCGTAGAAGTCGATCGCGACAAGTCTAACGCGCTTGGGGTTCCGGTGGAAGATATTTTTGACACCCTACAAGCCTTTCTCGGTTCTACCTACGTAAATGACTTTAACCAGTTTAATCGAGCGTATCGAGTTTACGTGCAGGCTGATACAGAGTTTCGTTCCAACCCAGAGGATATTAAGAAGTTATACGTGCGTTCGCGTAATGTCCCTGAAGGAGCGCAAACGGGTGAAATGATTTCGCTAGGTAACTTAGTTACCGTGAAAGAAATTATCGCACCCTCAATTATCAACCACTACAACTTGTCTCGCTCGGTGGAAATTAACGGTTCTCCAGCCCCAGGCGTGAGTTCGGGACAAGCCATCAAAGCGATGGATGCAGTGGCACAAGAAACACTACCAAGAGGATTTGGTTATGAGTGGTCTGGACTGTCTTTAGAAGAAGTCGAATCTGGCGGACAGGCAATCTTTATCTTTGGTTTGGGCGTGATTTTCGTGTTTTTAACACTAGCAGCCCAGTACGAAAGCTTTGTCGATCCGTTCATTATTCTGCTAACAGTACCATTAGCAATTCTCGGCGCTTTACTTGCCGTTCTCGTTCGAGGTGCTGCCAACGATATTTACACTCAAGTTGGGTTTGTGATGCTGATTGGGATGGCAAGTAAGAACTCAATTTTGATCGTCGAGTTTGCCAACCAACTGCATGATGAGGGATTGAGTATTACCAAGTCAGCAGTTGAGGCGGCGAAAGAACGCTTGCGACCGATTTTGATGACTGCCTTCTCCACGGTTGCTGGTGGTATTCCGTTGATGATTGCTACGGGTCCTGGTGCGGCGGCGCGACAATCTTTGGGAACTGCAACTTTTGGCGGAATGTGCGTTGCTACTGTGTTGAGTCTATTCGTCATTCCCGTGCTGTACATCATTATCAAGTCAATTGAAACTCGCTTCTCTAAAAGAGCGTCCGTCGATCGCGGTTTCTAG
- a CDS encoding ABC transporter substrate-binding protein/permease → MPRKKRLLFALLFSTALLVNLCFGWGKIEQVVAQKPEYAGKKLVMVTSADYPPYEFRDTAKGKGEIIGFDVDIAKYIAKELGFELEIRDTDFSGIIPALQSRRADFAMAGMTPTPERRQNVDFSEIYYEAKNTIIAQKGSNLTKAPDLAGKKVGVQLGSLQEKAAKKFKGVNLVPLNRIGEIIQEVKSGRIQAAIIEDTIAKGFVANNPDLEFHTLANTEEAGSAIAFPKGSNLVGDFNRVLKQLQNSGEMKNLINKWFGNNEQPATNTATSGSSNISASLPFIIEGVGTTLLFSALSVFFGFIWGTILSLLKISTFKPLVWLANAYTSIFRGTPLLLQIALVYYATPQLTGFDIPALLAGVITFTLNSGAYISETIRGGILAVDKGQREAALSLGIAYQPMMLDIILPQAIKNILPALVNESITLLKDSALVSTIGVADLLRRAQIVGAEKYIYFEPLLFAGLIYYLLVMSLTWGGYALERRLQRST, encoded by the coding sequence ATGCCCAGAAAAAAAAGGCTTTTGTTTGCACTTTTATTCAGTACGGCATTGCTCGTTAATCTCTGCTTTGGCTGGGGAAAAATCGAGCAAGTCGTTGCCCAAAAGCCAGAATATGCAGGCAAAAAGCTGGTGATGGTGACATCAGCCGATTATCCTCCCTACGAATTTCGCGATACGGCAAAAGGTAAAGGCGAAATCATCGGCTTTGACGTTGATATTGCAAAATACATTGCCAAAGAGTTAGGCTTTGAGCTAGAAATTCGCGATACTGACTTTAGCGGTATCATTCCTGCTCTGCAATCTCGACGCGCTGATTTTGCGATGGCGGGAATGACACCCACCCCCGAACGTAGACAGAATGTTGATTTTTCTGAAATTTATTACGAAGCAAAAAATACAATTATTGCCCAGAAAGGAAGTAATCTTACTAAAGCGCCAGATTTAGCGGGTAAGAAAGTCGGCGTTCAACTCGGTTCTCTGCAAGAGAAAGCTGCCAAGAAATTCAAAGGAGTAAATTTAGTTCCTTTAAACAGAATTGGTGAAATTATCCAAGAAGTCAAATCTGGGAGAATTCAAGCAGCAATTATTGAGGATACAATTGCCAAAGGTTTTGTTGCCAACAATCCAGATTTAGAATTTCATACTCTTGCTAATACAGAAGAAGCTGGCTCTGCGATCGCTTTTCCTAAAGGCTCAAATTTAGTTGGCGATTTTAACCGCGTCCTCAAACAATTGCAGAATAGCGGTGAAATGAAAAATCTGATTAATAAATGGTTTGGGAATAACGAACAACCAGCTACCAATACAGCAACATCGGGTTCGAGTAATATTTCTGCCAGTCTTCCTTTCATTATTGAAGGCGTAGGAACTACACTACTTTTTAGTGCCTTGTCTGTCTTTTTCGGCTTTATTTGGGGAACAATTCTTTCACTGTTAAAAATTTCTACATTTAAGCCGTTGGTGTGGCTTGCTAATGCCTATACCTCTATATTTCGCGGTACGCCCTTACTTCTACAAATTGCTCTAGTCTACTATGCCACACCACAACTTACGGGCTTTGATATTCCCGCTTTATTAGCAGGAGTCATCACTTTTACCCTCAACTCAGGAGCGTATATTTCTGAGACAATTCGCGGGGGCATTTTAGCAGTTGATAAGGGACAAAGGGAAGCAGCTTTGTCTTTAGGAATTGCTTATCAGCCGATGATGTTAGATATTATTTTGCCTCAAGCAATCAAAAACATTTTACCAGCTTTGGTCAATGAAAGTATTACTTTACTTAAAGATTCGGCATTAGTCTCCACAATAGGCGTAGCCGATCTTTTGCGTCGCGCTCAAATTGTTGGGGCGGAAAAATATATCTACTTTGAACCACTGCTGTTTGCGGGGTTAATTTACTACTTATTAGTCATGAGTTTGACTTGGGGGGGATATGCACTTGAAAGAAGATTACAGCGTAGCACTTGA
- a CDS encoding thiol-disulfide oxidoreductase DCC family protein — protein MSLSNTQPHATQTITQSPTWQIKLLYDSECPLCMREVNFLRKRDANRGLVEFVDIADENYNPAANSGVDFETAMGRIHAILPDGTVVKNVEVFRRVYEILGMGWIYAATKLPIIGAIVDRLYGIWADWRLALTGRPDLKTIIAQRQQKIECETEGRCKL, from the coding sequence ATGTCGTTATCAAACACCCAGCCTCACGCAACTCAAACCATTACACAGTCTCCAACATGGCAAATTAAGCTGTTGTATGACAGTGAATGTCCCTTGTGTATGCGTGAGGTCAATTTTTTGCGCAAACGAGATGCTAACCGAGGACTAGTCGAGTTTGTAGACATTGCAGACGAAAATTACAACCCCGCAGCCAACAGTGGAGTTGACTTTGAAACGGCAATGGGACGCATCCACGCCATTTTACCCGACGGTACGGTTGTCAAAAATGTAGAAGTTTTTCGTCGAGTTTACGAGATTTTAGGTATGGGTTGGATCTATGCTGCAACCAAATTACCTATAATCGGCGCGATCGTCGATCGCCTCTACGGAATTTGGGCTGACTGGCGGCTAGCGCTAACTGGACGACCAGATCTGAAAACAATTATCGCCCAACGCCAACAGAAAATTGAGTGCGAAACCGAGGGACGCTGTAAACTGTGA
- the msrA gene encoding peptide-methionine (S)-S-oxide reductase MsrA: MTNKATFGAGCFWGVEAAFRTCKGVVSTSVGYMGGHFEHPSYLDVLSRITGHAEVCQVEYDPAVVSYETLLDRFWSIHDPTSLNRQGADRGEQYRSVIFYHTPAQEQIARHSKEQLERSRKYDKAIVTQIQPASTYWLAEEYHQQYLAKKRSKSL, from the coding sequence ATGACCAACAAAGCAACTTTTGGAGCTGGATGTTTTTGGGGGGTAGAAGCTGCTTTTCGCACCTGTAAAGGAGTTGTTTCAACTTCTGTTGGCTATATGGGTGGGCATTTCGAGCATCCCAGCTATTTAGACGTATTATCTCGGATTACGGGACATGCTGAGGTGTGTCAGGTAGAGTACGATCCTGCGGTGGTCAGCTATGAGACACTACTCGATCGCTTCTGGAGCATCCACGATCCGACAAGTTTAAATCGACAAGGTGCAGACCGAGGAGAACAATATCGCTCGGTCATTTTCTATCACACACCCGCACAAGAACAGATAGCTAGACATTCTAAAGAACAGTTAGAGCGATCGCGCAAGTATGATAAGGCGATCGTGACTCAAATTCAACCCGCTTCAACTTATTGGTTAGCAGAAGAGTATCACCAGCAATATTTGGCAAAAAAGCGCTCTAAATCGCTGTAA
- a CDS encoding FHA domain-containing protein yields MSPKYEKLQARIQEIQKFVSANFERDRKFKTVFQELEKIAACLKTEKIKLQIVSNNSIAARSLQIYFERHRLSQFYQVGLSSLPKQIEPVRSAGSATLVLSTSSNEKIYPLSTTETTSIGRNPDSEIAIDSSLYKKVSWNHAQISPCGNLAWEICDRNSTNGTYINGVRLQGCQKLQTGDRITLAASASSAYPEFVFEYSLTTEYPESLVEMLDCDIFCLVCDLATLTNAWQGVITIANAAPIAKCVVIGSIPSLTQVETWLRSQDLSDVFELVVLSLSSFSLQTQTSEINSVAQQELEKFCQSLETFIKGKPEDILAQRLTARIIKELSVIEQVLDREAEAIAQQLQQEEARIQGLATDDVKEQAKKALRKASDDKDKFFKQVKLELNQSKAALLDTYSKKSITYKVEEFIERLKPQVLKKGGFQYIQLRAENPVTANGNVNADLTYFCSHELKKWADKEWQLVTTTYGEGGLNAIIETVYKTLNFLPSINLDKSLFYSDRRIDIQKSLMNSFIEAPYEGRYQGVSPLTYVLKQIRANMMQFTFLVGFGAMFIGIRVSGGGKQVISSITQPLRENPILFGIVIFLLICLLTYTYQKDTTLQLEAIADKLRKELSNHYQSLSKNLVEKLVLEITTVLETEEKRLKDALEIANDLFTTYIIDIEKHQLLLKSNLEQQKIQLRNLDKEKADLQKLKRF; encoded by the coding sequence ATGTCACCTAAATATGAAAAGCTACAAGCACGAATTCAGGAAATTCAAAAATTTGTCAGCGCTAACTTTGAGCGCGATCGAAAATTTAAAACAGTTTTCCAAGAATTAGAAAAAATTGCCGCTTGTCTCAAAACAGAAAAAATAAAATTACAAATCGTCAGCAATAACTCGATCGCAGCGCGATCGCTGCAAATTTATTTCGAGCGGCATAGATTATCGCAATTCTATCAGGTTGGACTCAGCTCTTTACCAAAGCAGATCGAACCCGTGCGATCGGCAGGAAGTGCCACACTAGTATTATCGACATCTAGCAACGAAAAAATATACCCGCTTTCTACTACTGAAACAACTAGTATCGGACGTAATCCTGATAGCGAAATAGCGATCGATTCAAGTTTGTACAAAAAAGTTTCTTGGAATCACGCTCAAATTAGTCCTTGTGGAAATTTAGCTTGGGAAATTTGCGATCGCAACAGCACTAACGGGACTTATATTAATGGAGTTCGATTACAAGGATGCCAAAAATTACAGACAGGCGATCGCATTACTCTCGCCGCATCAGCAAGTTCCGCTTATCCAGAATTTGTGTTTGAGTACAGTTTAACGACTGAATATCCAGAATCTTTAGTAGAAATGCTCGATTGCGATATTTTTTGTTTGGTGTGCGATCTCGCCACGCTTACAAACGCTTGGCAGGGAGTGATAACGATAGCTAATGCAGCACCGATCGCTAAGTGCGTCGTCATTGGTAGTATCCCGAGTTTAACTCAAGTGGAAACCTGGCTGCGCAGTCAAGATCTAAGTGATGTTTTTGAATTAGTAGTTCTATCTCTCAGTTCGTTCTCTCTCCAAACTCAAACCTCAGAAATTAATTCAGTAGCGCAACAGGAACTAGAAAAATTTTGTCAATCTTTAGAAACATTTATTAAAGGTAAGCCAGAAGATATTTTAGCTCAACGATTAACCGCACGAATTATCAAAGAACTTAGCGTCATCGAGCAAGTTCTCGATCGCGAAGCTGAGGCGATCGCCCAACAACTTCAGCAAGAAGAAGCTCGAATTCAAGGTTTAGCAACTGACGATGTAAAAGAGCAGGCGAAGAAAGCTTTACGAAAAGCTAGCGATGACAAGGATAAGTTTTTTAAGCAAGTTAAGCTCGAACTCAATCAATCGAAAGCTGCTTTATTAGATACGTATAGTAAAAAAAGTATTACGTACAAAGTTGAAGAGTTTATCGAGCGACTAAAACCACAAGTTTTGAAAAAAGGTGGATTTCAATATATTCAACTAAGAGCAGAGAATCCAGTCACTGCGAATGGTAACGTCAACGCCGATCTGACATATTTTTGCAGTCATGAATTGAAAAAATGGGCAGATAAAGAATGGCAATTAGTGACTACAACTTATGGTGAGGGTGGATTAAATGCCATAATTGAAACTGTATATAAAACACTCAATTTCTTGCCATCGATAAATCTAGATAAATCCCTTTTTTATTCCGATCGACGTATAGATATTCAAAAAAGCTTAATGAATTCGTTCATCGAAGCTCCTTATGAAGGTCGCTATCAAGGAGTTTCTCCATTAACATATGTCCTGAAACAAATCCGAGCCAACATGATGCAATTTACTTTTCTAGTTGGCTTTGGTGCTATGTTTATTGGTATAAGAGTCAGCGGTGGTGGCAAGCAAGTTATTTCCAGTATTACCCAACCTCTAAGAGAGAATCCTATCCTGTTTGGTATTGTTATATTTTTATTAATTTGTTTGCTGACCTATACTTATCAGAAAGATACCACACTGCAACTAGAGGCGATCGCCGATAAGTTAAGAAAAGAACTATCCAATCACTATCAGTCTTTGAGTAAGAATTTAGTAGAGAAATTAGTTCTGGAAATTACGACAGTTTTAGAGACAGAAGAGAAGCGGTTGAAAGATGCTTTAGAAATTGCTAACGATCTGTTTACTACTTATATTATCGATATTGAAAAGCATCAGTTGTTACTTAAAAGTAATTTAGAACAGCAAAAAATCCAACTCAGAAATTTGGACAAAGAAAAAGCCGATTTGCAAAAGCTAAAAAGATTTTAG